Proteins encoded by one window of Epinephelus moara isolate mb chromosome 18, YSFRI_EMoa_1.0, whole genome shotgun sequence:
- the arhgap23a gene encoding rho GTPase-activating protein 23 isoform X5, giving the protein MWAASDADLRKLHAPMPAAMLPCPAPAGSDWSFQNPVGVDCSSPEPRCIWLAVLRSATGSAPPPAPPAMPTGHSKSSHQPRGKGRRDGLSSTGDNPRPPMATRPGREGVGMGWKGPRTLVLHKNSQGFGFTLRHFIVYPPESALHTNLKDEENGNGKGYQKGRLEPMDTIFVKSVREKGPAHQAGLCTGDRLVKVNGESVLGKTYSQVIALIQNSESVLELSIMPKDEDVLQLVSAYSQDAYLTGNEPYTGGAEYLPPPPPVCYPHTKATPPAGAPPPPPMGQNQLDNWSCWAGSSSPSSPLDNRSAVCSPASWQEGRAGEPGGVGHSSPAHRTEEIQYGMTGQQPQGQTRGRSYSSSSSSGGPLSSPLQVHYPNHHAASSSQAQPRKSSSAWTSPPLPQLSHGRNERCQQALSDWYYNQQPERPGRNMQTRHRSYSQDRLIDSRRQQQRAGGWPHSASQDTLLLLQQSGPGPHGEPYWSYGDWEGGPGRGHPATNYTRTRSENLLAQYDRHGRSLEMLDRAAAGLVSPRFERPPWHQQAPKPPPRPDAYPRQGSHHGAAQAPPVSRHAQSHSKHHPQTHTQAHSQPQPQQAAPQSRRLPPGQSMDDQPVGYRSYSPSFYRKTGRIMQQAHSFRDPSYSGPHMNWNTPKTSPPEGTTAPLTASASSPLASATPESQDRAYRPTNHERERGSMEGQAEVAAQTQEVVLRQKPPTGRRNAHGMRHPHYALPLDGLEPSLFSPDPQDSAPAPGSMGDVAPRKPNGNLAPLPIEDDSLASIPFIAITTERSKSCDEGLNTFREEGRVFSRLPKRVKSFFTDGSLDNLGTAEEVRSKRHSTSELGNITYSDVRREGWLHFKQILTEKGKKVGSGMRPWKRVFSVLRSHSLFLYKDKREAVLRGATIGGAAEDEQPISIRGCLVDIAYSETKRKHALRLTTQDFCEYLLQAEDREDMLDWIKVIRENSKTDSEELGFSRQALINKKLNDYRKQSPTGSKPDSSPRMPRMKPPFLLAKTENAAGAPRSPKPEGKDESGPPKSPWGINIMKKVKKTGPKAFGVRLEDCQPGVNNKFIPLIVEICCGLVEDMGLEYTGIYRVPGNNAMVSMLQDQLNKGVDINPAEEKWQDLNVVSSLLKSFFRKLPEPLFTNDKYNDFIDANRMESASERLKTMKKLIRDLPDYYYHTLKFLVVHLKTVADNSDKNKMEPRNLALVFGPTLVRTSEDNMKDMVTHMPDRYKIVETLIQHCNWFFTEEQDKDEKTPVDTEDVQPAPNIDHLLSNIGRTALLGEASDSTNSDSAKSKGSWGSKKDITPKDFLALSIMSAVTGRKRRKRHNARRVGSSTDDDSEHEPIKAGHLGAEEEEEAESPVGDTAPRAEGEEDDDEDEEEEEEEEEEEDEEVVESGAKEEVEEEAVAVIPSGGRPRCKEEEEAGEGQAAMLLHEEEARAEVKGPTWRAPEDARSIVSGYSTLSTLGRSLGSEGRGDDADDEHSELVSETDNESGFASRSLTQERPDKHPTSPVNTQQPAAPRSFLYTHYKPPVLSPTNLLAPPTALTHTPDSADRSEGGARSTTPSSSSFSSSSTTHRLHSRPSFNSHKLIQCDTLARKKLKSEKGKARSLDLMELSGAAAEADGAGSGSDGAHRVRRETSRTNPSSGSSQESLRLSRPKPSLPPSEAASFAPTGPGGRSLAEQVRARLLGSADDLRSVGLRKPLSPETRRKRRAWRRHTVVASPTEVSDKRPPLTVTEFPLSPIARNQVKPPGQPRDADGLDQGAATRQAPTSRFHEYL; this is encoded by the exons GGTAAGGGGCGGAGGGATGGTCTCTCCTCAACCGGTGACAACCCTCGGCCGCCGATGGCGACCCGGCCGGGAAGGGAGGGGGTCGGCATGGGCTGGAAGGGTCCCCGGACGCTGGTCCTCCATAAGAACTCCCAGGGTTTCGGCTTCACGCTGCGCCATTTCATCGTTTACCCCCCAGAGTCCGCCCTGCACACCAACCTCAAG GATGAGGAGAACGGCAACGGAAAGG GGTATCAGAAAGGTCGTCTGGAGCCAATGGACACCATATTTGTGAAGAGTGTGAGAGAAAAAGGTCCGGCCCACCAGGCGGGCTTGTGCACAG GGGATCGGCTGGTGAAAGTGAACGGAGAGAGCGTTTTAGGAAAGACGTACTCGCAGGTGATAGCCCTTATTCAGAACAG TGAAAGTGTTTTGGAGCTCTCCATTATGCCAAAAGATGAAGACGTGCTTCAGTTGGTAAGT GCATACTCCCAGGATGCCTACCTGACAGGCAACGAACCCTACACAGGGGGAGCTGAGTACCTCCCACCACCGCCTCCTGTCTGTTACCCACACACGAAGGCCACGCCCCCTGCTGGagcccctccacctccccccaTGGGCCAGAACCAGCTGGATAACTGGAGTTGCTGGGCAGGCTCTTCCAGCCCCTCTTCACCCCTGGACAACCGCTCTGCTGTGTGCAGCCCCGCCAGCTGGCAGGAAGGACGTGCAGGAGAGCCAGGTGGTGTGGGTCACAGCAGCCCGGCCCACCGCACAGAGGAGATCCAGTACGGTATGACTGGCCAACAGCCTCAGGGCCAGACAAGAGGGCGCTCCtactcttcctcttcctcatcagGAGGCCCTTTGTCCAGCCCGCTGCAAGTCCACTACCCTAACCACCATGCTGCCAGTTCCTCTCAGGCTCAGCCACGCAAGTCCAGCTCAGCCTGGACCAGTCCCCCCCTGCCCCAGCTAAGCCACGGCCGCAATGAGCGCTGCCAGCAGGCCCTTTCTGACTGGTACTACAACCAGCAGCCGGAGCGCCCGGGACGCAACATGCAGACCCGCCACCGCAGCTACTCTCAGGATCGGCTCATTGACTCAaggaggcagcagcagcgggCAGGCGGCTGGCCGCACAGTGCCTCCCAGGACACCCTGCTGTTACTACAACAGTCAGGACCAGGACCCCATGGAGAGCCATACTGGTCCTATGGAGACTGGGAGGGGGGCCCGGGAAGGGGCCACCCTGCCACTAACTATACGCGAACACGCTCTGAAAACCTGCTGGCCCAGTACGATCGGCATGGCCGCTCGTTAGAGATGCTAGACCGAGCAGCAGCTGGACTGGTCTCGCCTCGGTTTGAGCGGCCTCCATGGCACCAGCAGGCTCCCAAGCCGCCCCCGAGGCCTGATGCCTACCCAAGGCAAGGGAGCCATCATGGTGCGGCACAAGCTCCTCCGGTGTCCCGACACGCACAGTCACATTCTAAACACCACCCTCAGACTCATACCCAGGCCCACTCCCAGCCTCAGCCCCAGCAGGCTGCCCCTCAGAGCAGGCGGCTCCCACCTGGGCAGAGCATGGACGACCAGCCGGTGGGCTACCGCAGCTACAGCCCCTCTTTTTACCGCAAGACGGGCCGCATCATGCAGCAAGCCCACTCTTTCAGGGACCCTTCGTACTCTGGCCCTCACATGAACTGGAACACACCTAAAACCAGCCCCCCAGAGGGCACAACGGCACCTCTCACTGCCTCTGCCTCGTCCCCTCTCGCCTCCGCCACTCCCGAATCCCAGGACAGAGCGTACAGGCCAACAAACCACGAGAGGGAACGAGGGTCAATGGAGGGGCAGGCAGAGGTGGCAGCACAGACCCAGGAAGTGGTGCTGAGGCAGAAACCTCCCACTGGGCGAAGGAACGCCCACGGCATGCGCCACCCCCACTATGCGCTGCCCTTGGATGGGCTAGAACCCTCTTTGTTTTCTCCCGATCCCCAGGACTCAGCTCCTGCCCCTGGTTCCATGGGAGATGTAGCCCCACGTAAACCAAACGGCAACCTGGCCCCCCTCCCCATAGAGGATGATTCACTGGCCTCCATCCCCTTCATAG CCATCACCACCGAACGCTCCAAGTCGTGTGACGAGGGACTCAACACGTTCAGAGAGGAAGGCCGAGTCTTCTC GAGGCTACCAAAGAGAGTGAAGAGTTTCTTCACAGATGGG tctcTGGACAACCTCGGGACAGCAGAGGAGGTTCGATCTAAACGCCATTCCACCTCAGAGCTGGGAAACATCACTTACAGCGACGTACGGCGAGAAGGATGGCTGCACTTCAAACAGATCCTCACAGAGAAGGGCAAG AAGGTGGGCAGTGGCATGCGTCCATGGAAGCGAGTCTTCTCGGTGCTTCGCTCCCATTCACTGTTCCTCTACAAGGACAAGAGGGAGGCGGTGCTCCGCGGGGCCACGATTGGAGGCGCGGCTGAGGACGAGCAGCCAATTAGCATCCGGGGCTGCCTGGTGGATATTGCGTACAGTGAGACCAAACGGAAGCACGCGCTGCGGCTGACCACCCAGGACTTCTGCGAGTACCTGCTGCAGGCGGAGGACCGTGAGGACATGCTGGACTGGATCAAGGTCATCAGGGAGAACAGCAAGACGGACAGCGAG gAGCTCGGCTTCTCCAGACAGGCCCTCATCAATAAGAAACTGAATGATTACAGGAAACAGAG TCCAACAGGCAGCAAGCCCGACTCCTCTCCCAGAATGCCCCGCATGAAGCCTCCCTTCCTGCTTGCCAAGACAGAAAACGCAGCAGGGGCACCACGCTCTCCAAAACCAGAGGGAAAAG ATGAGAGCGGCCCTCCGAAGTCTCCGTGGGGAATCAACATCATGAAGAAGGTAAAGAAGACCGGGCCTAAAGCTTTTGGTGTGAGGTTGGAGGATTGTCAGCCGGGAGTAAACAACAAG TTCATCCCGTTGATCGTGGAGATCTGCTGCGGCCTGGTGGAGGACATGGGTCTGGAGTACACGGGAATCTACAGAGTCCCCGGGAACAACGCTATGGTGTCGATGCTCCAGGATCAGCTCAACAAGGGCGTCGACATCAACCCTGCAGAGGAG AAGTGGCAAGACCTCAATGTTGTCAGCAGTTTACTCAAATCCTTCTTCAGGAAACTTCCAGAGCCTCTTTTCACCAACG ACAAGTACAACGACTTCATTGATGCCAATCGGATGGAAAGTGCATCAGAACGACTAAAAACCATGAAGAAACTA ATTCGAGACCTCCCAGATTATTATTACCACACTCTGAAGTTCCTTGTTGTTCACCTGAAGACTGTAGCCGACAACTCTGATAAAAACaag ATGGAGCCTCGTAACCTGGCTCTGGTGTTTGGGCCAACTCTCGTTCGGACGTCTGAGGACAACATGAAAGATATGGTCACACACATGCCCGACCGCTACAAGATAGTAGAGACGCTCATCCAACAT TGCAACTGGTTTTTCACTGAAGAGCAAGACAAGGATGAAAAG ACGCCGGTGGACACGGAGGACGTGCAACCTGCCCCCAACATTGACCACCTGCTGTCCAACATCGGCAGGACCGCTCTGCTCGGGGAGGCCTCAG ACTCAACCAACAGTGACTCAGCTAAATCAAAG gGGTCGTGGGGGTCAAAGAAAGACATCACACCCAAGGACTTCCTGGCTCTGTCCATCATGTCAGCTGTTACGGGCCGCAAACGCAGAAAGCGCCACAACGCCCGCCGCGTGGGCAGCAGCACCGATGACGACTCCGAGCACGAGCCAATCAAAGCCGGACATTTAggggcagaggaggaagaggaggcagagtCGCCCGTAGGAGACACTGCTCCtcgagcagagggagaggaggacgacgacgaagatgaagaggaagaggaggaggaggaggaagaggaagacgaGGAAGTTGTTGAGAGCGGAGCGAAAGAGGAGGTAGAAGAGGAGGCAGTGGCGGTTATTCCCAGTGGTGGTCGGCCGCGCtgtaaagaggaagaggaggcaggaGAAGGGCAGGCAGCCATGTTGTTGCATGAGGAGGAGGCGCGGGCGGAGGTGAAGGGGCCGACGTGGAGAGCTCCAGAGGATGCTCGCTCCATTGTTTCTGGTTACTCCACCCTCTCCACGTTAGGGCGGAGCCTGGGGTCAGAAGGGAGAGGggatgatgctgatgatgagCACAGCGAGCTGGTGAGTGAGACGGACAACGAGAGTGGCTTCGCCTCGCGCTCCCTCACGCAGGAACGACCTGATAAACACCCAACATCACCTGTGAACACACAACAGCCAGCAGCCCCACGCAGCTTCCTCTACACACATTACAAACCCCCCGTACTCTCACCTACAAACCTGCTAGCCCCACCCAcagcgctcacacacacaccggacTCTGCAGACAGGAGTGAAGGAGGGGCGAGGTCCACCAcgccctcatcctcctccttctcGTCCTCCTCCACTACTCACAGACTGCATTCACGGCCTTCCTTCAACTCCCACAAGCTGATCCAGTGTGACACCCTGGCCAGGAAGAAGCTGAAGTCGGAGAAGGGCAAGGCTCGCTCCCTGGACCTGATGGAGCTGTCTGGGGCCGCGGCTGAGGCTGATGGCGCTGGTTCTGGCTCAGACGGTGCACACAGAGTGAGGCGGGAGACCTCCAGAACCAACCCCTCCTCCGGCAGCAGCCAGGAGAGCCTGCGCCTGAGCCGGCCCAAGCCCTCCCTGCCACCCAGCGAGGCCGCCTCCTTCGCCCCAACCGGCCCTGGCGGCAGGTCTCTGGCGGAGCAGGTCCGCGCTCGTCTGCTGGGCTCGGCCGACGACCTGCGCAGCGTGGGACTACGAAAACCGCTGTCCCCGGAGACACGGAGGAAGAGACGGGCCTGGCGCAGACACACCGTGGTGGCCTCCCCAACTGAGGTCTCTGACAAGAGACCCCCGCTGACTGTCACTGAGTTCCCCCTGTCTCCTATCGCTCGGAACCAGGTCAAACCACCAGGGCAGCCTCGGGATGCAGACGGGCTCGACCAAGGAGCGGCGACACGTCAAGCACCCACCTCTAGATTCCATGAGTACCTGTGA
- the arhgap23a gene encoding rho GTPase-activating protein 23 isoform X2 — translation MWAASDADLRKLHAPMPAAMLPCPAPAGSDWSFQNPVGVDCSSPEPRCIWLAVLRSATGSAPPPAPPAMPTGHSKSSHQPRGKGRRDGLSSTGDNPRPPMATRPGREGVGMGWKGPRTLVLHKNSQGFGFTLRHFIVYPPESALHTNLKDEENGNGKGYQKGRLEPMDTIFVKSVREKGPAHQAGLCTGDRLVKVNGESVLGKTYSQVIALIQNSESVLELSIMPKDEDVLQLAYSQDAYLTGNEPYTGGAEYLPPPPPVCYPHTKATPPAGAPPPPPMGQNQLDNWSCWAGSSSPSSPLDNRSAVCSPASWQEGRAGEPGGVGHSSPAHRTEEIQYGMTGQQPQGQTRGRSYSSSSSSGGPLSSPLQVHYPNHHAASSSQAQPRKSSSAWTSPPLPQLSHGRNERCQQALSDWYYNQQPERPGRNMQTRHRSYSQDRLIDSRRQQQRAGGWPHSASQDTLLLLQQSGPGPHGEPYWSYGDWEGGPGRGHPATNYTRTRSENLLAQYDRHGRSLEMLDRAAAGLVSPRFERPPWHQQAPKPPPRPDAYPRQGSHHGAAQAPPVSRHAQSHSKHHPQTHTQAHSQPQPQQAAPQSRRLPPGQSMDDQPVGYRSYSPSFYRKTGRIMQQAHSFRDPSYSGPHMNWNTPKTSPPEGTTAPLTASASSPLASATPESQDRAYRPTNHERERGSMEGQAEVAAQTQEVVLRQKPPTGRRNAHGMRHPHYALPLDGLEPSLFSPDPQDSAPAPGSMGDVAPRKPNGNLAPLPIEDDSLASIPFIDEPTSPGADLRARHVPASSVVSSGMNSAPAVVTSPASPTFTFPLTRLFSHDCSSIKSGRRSSYLLAITTERSKSCDEGLNTFREEGRVFSRLPKRVKSFFTDGSLDNLGTAEEVRSKRHSTSELGNITYSDVRREGWLHFKQILTEKGKKVGSGMRPWKRVFSVLRSHSLFLYKDKREAVLRGATIGGAAEDEQPISIRGCLVDIAYSETKRKHALRLTTQDFCEYLLQAEDREDMLDWIKVIRENSKTDSEELGFSRQALINKKLNDYRKQSPTGSKPDSSPRMPRMKPPFLLAKTENAAGAPRSPKPEGKDESGPPKSPWGINIMKKVKKTGPKAFGVRLEDCQPGVNNKFIPLIVEICCGLVEDMGLEYTGIYRVPGNNAMVSMLQDQLNKGVDINPAEEKWQDLNVVSSLLKSFFRKLPEPLFTNDKYNDFIDANRMESASERLKTMKKLIRDLPDYYYHTLKFLVVHLKTVADNSDKNKMEPRNLALVFGPTLVRTSEDNMKDMVTHMPDRYKIVETLIQHCNWFFTEEQDKDEKTPVDTEDVQPAPNIDHLLSNIGRTALLGEASDSTNSDSAKSKGSWGSKKDITPKDFLALSIMSAVTGRKRRKRHNARRVGSSTDDDSEHEPIKAGHLGAEEEEEAESPVGDTAPRAEGEEDDDEDEEEEEEEEEEEDEEVVESGAKEEVEEEAVAVIPSGGRPRCKEEEEAGEGQAAMLLHEEEARAEVKGPTWRAPEDARSIVSGYSTLSTLGRSLGSEGRGDDADDEHSELVSETDNESGFASRSLTQERPDKHPTSPVNTQQPAAPRSFLYTHYKPPVLSPTNLLAPPTALTHTPDSADRSEGGARSTTPSSSSFSSSSTTHRLHSRPSFNSHKLIQCDTLARKKLKSEKGKARSLDLMELSGAAAEADGAGSGSDGAHRVRRETSRTNPSSGSSQESLRLSRPKPSLPPSEAASFAPTGPGGRSLAEQVRARLLGSADDLRSVGLRKPLSPETRRKRRAWRRHTVVASPTEVSDKRPPLTVTEFPLSPIARNQVKPPGQPRDADGLDQGAATRQAPTSRFHEYL, via the exons GGTAAGGGGCGGAGGGATGGTCTCTCCTCAACCGGTGACAACCCTCGGCCGCCGATGGCGACCCGGCCGGGAAGGGAGGGGGTCGGCATGGGCTGGAAGGGTCCCCGGACGCTGGTCCTCCATAAGAACTCCCAGGGTTTCGGCTTCACGCTGCGCCATTTCATCGTTTACCCCCCAGAGTCCGCCCTGCACACCAACCTCAAG GATGAGGAGAACGGCAACGGAAAGG GGTATCAGAAAGGTCGTCTGGAGCCAATGGACACCATATTTGTGAAGAGTGTGAGAGAAAAAGGTCCGGCCCACCAGGCGGGCTTGTGCACAG GGGATCGGCTGGTGAAAGTGAACGGAGAGAGCGTTTTAGGAAAGACGTACTCGCAGGTGATAGCCCTTATTCAGAACAG TGAAAGTGTTTTGGAGCTCTCCATTATGCCAAAAGATGAAGACGTGCTTCAGTTG GCATACTCCCAGGATGCCTACCTGACAGGCAACGAACCCTACACAGGGGGAGCTGAGTACCTCCCACCACCGCCTCCTGTCTGTTACCCACACACGAAGGCCACGCCCCCTGCTGGagcccctccacctccccccaTGGGCCAGAACCAGCTGGATAACTGGAGTTGCTGGGCAGGCTCTTCCAGCCCCTCTTCACCCCTGGACAACCGCTCTGCTGTGTGCAGCCCCGCCAGCTGGCAGGAAGGACGTGCAGGAGAGCCAGGTGGTGTGGGTCACAGCAGCCCGGCCCACCGCACAGAGGAGATCCAGTACGGTATGACTGGCCAACAGCCTCAGGGCCAGACAAGAGGGCGCTCCtactcttcctcttcctcatcagGAGGCCCTTTGTCCAGCCCGCTGCAAGTCCACTACCCTAACCACCATGCTGCCAGTTCCTCTCAGGCTCAGCCACGCAAGTCCAGCTCAGCCTGGACCAGTCCCCCCCTGCCCCAGCTAAGCCACGGCCGCAATGAGCGCTGCCAGCAGGCCCTTTCTGACTGGTACTACAACCAGCAGCCGGAGCGCCCGGGACGCAACATGCAGACCCGCCACCGCAGCTACTCTCAGGATCGGCTCATTGACTCAaggaggcagcagcagcgggCAGGCGGCTGGCCGCACAGTGCCTCCCAGGACACCCTGCTGTTACTACAACAGTCAGGACCAGGACCCCATGGAGAGCCATACTGGTCCTATGGAGACTGGGAGGGGGGCCCGGGAAGGGGCCACCCTGCCACTAACTATACGCGAACACGCTCTGAAAACCTGCTGGCCCAGTACGATCGGCATGGCCGCTCGTTAGAGATGCTAGACCGAGCAGCAGCTGGACTGGTCTCGCCTCGGTTTGAGCGGCCTCCATGGCACCAGCAGGCTCCCAAGCCGCCCCCGAGGCCTGATGCCTACCCAAGGCAAGGGAGCCATCATGGTGCGGCACAAGCTCCTCCGGTGTCCCGACACGCACAGTCACATTCTAAACACCACCCTCAGACTCATACCCAGGCCCACTCCCAGCCTCAGCCCCAGCAGGCTGCCCCTCAGAGCAGGCGGCTCCCACCTGGGCAGAGCATGGACGACCAGCCGGTGGGCTACCGCAGCTACAGCCCCTCTTTTTACCGCAAGACGGGCCGCATCATGCAGCAAGCCCACTCTTTCAGGGACCCTTCGTACTCTGGCCCTCACATGAACTGGAACACACCTAAAACCAGCCCCCCAGAGGGCACAACGGCACCTCTCACTGCCTCTGCCTCGTCCCCTCTCGCCTCCGCCACTCCCGAATCCCAGGACAGAGCGTACAGGCCAACAAACCACGAGAGGGAACGAGGGTCAATGGAGGGGCAGGCAGAGGTGGCAGCACAGACCCAGGAAGTGGTGCTGAGGCAGAAACCTCCCACTGGGCGAAGGAACGCCCACGGCATGCGCCACCCCCACTATGCGCTGCCCTTGGATGGGCTAGAACCCTCTTTGTTTTCTCCCGATCCCCAGGACTCAGCTCCTGCCCCTGGTTCCATGGGAGATGTAGCCCCACGTAAACCAAACGGCAACCTGGCCCCCCTCCCCATAGAGGATGATTCACTGGCCTCCATCCCCTTCATAG ATGAACCGACCAGCCCCGGCGCTGATTTGCGCGCACGCCACGTTCCGGCGTCCTCCGTGGTGTCCAGCGGCATGAATTCAGCGCCCGCCGTGGTCAccagccccgcctcccccacctTCACCTTCCCCCTCACTAGGCTCTTCTCACACGACTGCA GCAGTATTAAATCCGGTCGCCGTTCCTCCTATCTTCTAGCCATCACCACCGAACGCTCCAAGTCGTGTGACGAGGGACTCAACACGTTCAGAGAGGAAGGCCGAGTCTTCTC GAGGCTACCAAAGAGAGTGAAGAGTTTCTTCACAGATGGG tctcTGGACAACCTCGGGACAGCAGAGGAGGTTCGATCTAAACGCCATTCCACCTCAGAGCTGGGAAACATCACTTACAGCGACGTACGGCGAGAAGGATGGCTGCACTTCAAACAGATCCTCACAGAGAAGGGCAAG AAGGTGGGCAGTGGCATGCGTCCATGGAAGCGAGTCTTCTCGGTGCTTCGCTCCCATTCACTGTTCCTCTACAAGGACAAGAGGGAGGCGGTGCTCCGCGGGGCCACGATTGGAGGCGCGGCTGAGGACGAGCAGCCAATTAGCATCCGGGGCTGCCTGGTGGATATTGCGTACAGTGAGACCAAACGGAAGCACGCGCTGCGGCTGACCACCCAGGACTTCTGCGAGTACCTGCTGCAGGCGGAGGACCGTGAGGACATGCTGGACTGGATCAAGGTCATCAGGGAGAACAGCAAGACGGACAGCGAG gAGCTCGGCTTCTCCAGACAGGCCCTCATCAATAAGAAACTGAATGATTACAGGAAACAGAG TCCAACAGGCAGCAAGCCCGACTCCTCTCCCAGAATGCCCCGCATGAAGCCTCCCTTCCTGCTTGCCAAGACAGAAAACGCAGCAGGGGCACCACGCTCTCCAAAACCAGAGGGAAAAG ATGAGAGCGGCCCTCCGAAGTCTCCGTGGGGAATCAACATCATGAAGAAGGTAAAGAAGACCGGGCCTAAAGCTTTTGGTGTGAGGTTGGAGGATTGTCAGCCGGGAGTAAACAACAAG TTCATCCCGTTGATCGTGGAGATCTGCTGCGGCCTGGTGGAGGACATGGGTCTGGAGTACACGGGAATCTACAGAGTCCCCGGGAACAACGCTATGGTGTCGATGCTCCAGGATCAGCTCAACAAGGGCGTCGACATCAACCCTGCAGAGGAG AAGTGGCAAGACCTCAATGTTGTCAGCAGTTTACTCAAATCCTTCTTCAGGAAACTTCCAGAGCCTCTTTTCACCAACG ACAAGTACAACGACTTCATTGATGCCAATCGGATGGAAAGTGCATCAGAACGACTAAAAACCATGAAGAAACTA ATTCGAGACCTCCCAGATTATTATTACCACACTCTGAAGTTCCTTGTTGTTCACCTGAAGACTGTAGCCGACAACTCTGATAAAAACaag ATGGAGCCTCGTAACCTGGCTCTGGTGTTTGGGCCAACTCTCGTTCGGACGTCTGAGGACAACATGAAAGATATGGTCACACACATGCCCGACCGCTACAAGATAGTAGAGACGCTCATCCAACAT TGCAACTGGTTTTTCACTGAAGAGCAAGACAAGGATGAAAAG ACGCCGGTGGACACGGAGGACGTGCAACCTGCCCCCAACATTGACCACCTGCTGTCCAACATCGGCAGGACCGCTCTGCTCGGGGAGGCCTCAG ACTCAACCAACAGTGACTCAGCTAAATCAAAG gGGTCGTGGGGGTCAAAGAAAGACATCACACCCAAGGACTTCCTGGCTCTGTCCATCATGTCAGCTGTTACGGGCCGCAAACGCAGAAAGCGCCACAACGCCCGCCGCGTGGGCAGCAGCACCGATGACGACTCCGAGCACGAGCCAATCAAAGCCGGACATTTAggggcagaggaggaagaggaggcagagtCGCCCGTAGGAGACACTGCTCCtcgagcagagggagaggaggacgacgacgaagatgaagaggaagaggaggaggaggaggaagaggaagacgaGGAAGTTGTTGAGAGCGGAGCGAAAGAGGAGGTAGAAGAGGAGGCAGTGGCGGTTATTCCCAGTGGTGGTCGGCCGCGCtgtaaagaggaagaggaggcaggaGAAGGGCAGGCAGCCATGTTGTTGCATGAGGAGGAGGCGCGGGCGGAGGTGAAGGGGCCGACGTGGAGAGCTCCAGAGGATGCTCGCTCCATTGTTTCTGGTTACTCCACCCTCTCCACGTTAGGGCGGAGCCTGGGGTCAGAAGGGAGAGGggatgatgctgatgatgagCACAGCGAGCTGGTGAGTGAGACGGACAACGAGAGTGGCTTCGCCTCGCGCTCCCTCACGCAGGAACGACCTGATAAACACCCAACATCACCTGTGAACACACAACAGCCAGCAGCCCCACGCAGCTTCCTCTACACACATTACAAACCCCCCGTACTCTCACCTACAAACCTGCTAGCCCCACCCAcagcgctcacacacacaccggacTCTGCAGACAGGAGTGAAGGAGGGGCGAGGTCCACCAcgccctcatcctcctccttctcGTCCTCCTCCACTACTCACAGACTGCATTCACGGCCTTCCTTCAACTCCCACAAGCTGATCCAGTGTGACACCCTGGCCAGGAAGAAGCTGAAGTCGGAGAAGGGCAAGGCTCGCTCCCTGGACCTGATGGAGCTGTCTGGGGCCGCGGCTGAGGCTGATGGCGCTGGTTCTGGCTCAGACGGTGCACACAGAGTGAGGCGGGAGACCTCCAGAACCAACCCCTCCTCCGGCAGCAGCCAGGAGAGCCTGCGCCTGAGCCGGCCCAAGCCCTCCCTGCCACCCAGCGAGGCCGCCTCCTTCGCCCCAACCGGCCCTGGCGGCAGGTCTCTGGCGGAGCAGGTCCGCGCTCGTCTGCTGGGCTCGGCCGACGACCTGCGCAGCGTGGGACTACGAAAACCGCTGTCCCCGGAGACACGGAGGAAGAGACGGGCCTGGCGCAGACACACCGTGGTGGCCTCCCCAACTGAGGTCTCTGACAAGAGACCCCCGCTGACTGTCACTGAGTTCCCCCTGTCTCCTATCGCTCGGAACCAGGTCAAACCACCAGGGCAGCCTCGGGATGCAGACGGGCTCGACCAAGGAGCGGCGACACGTCAAGCACCCACCTCTAGATTCCATGAGTACCTGTGA